CCACATCGGTTGTTCTAGCCAATTTGCCAAGCAGCAAACTGTATACCGAGAATAGGAACATAAATGAAGTTATATGCTGCTCTTCATTAAATGAAGCTATCTGTGATTGTAATTCAGATTCTATTTCGAAGCTAACTTTCCCTCCTGGTTTTTGACGCTCCACCGGTCTCTTATAGTCGGCAGGTAAATCCAACACAGGGAGCTCTCCTTCAAACTGCTCCACCCAAAAGGACTTCTGAGTTTTCCAACTCGTTTCTCCTGTTTGCTCCTTTTGCCATACTGCAAAGTCTTTGTACTGGATTTGTGGTTTTTCCAGCGCTTCACCTGCATATAATGCGGCAAATTCATTGAGTAAGATTCCCTGAGAAATACCATCTGTAGCAATATGATGGATATCCACTAACAAATAATGTAGGGCATCTTCTATCTTGAGCAGTTTAACCCTGAGTAATGGGGCTTTTGACAGATCGAAAGGTTTACAAAACTCATCAAAATATACTTCCAGCTCATTTTCATGAATTATGGCATGTTCCACTTCAAAATTTACGTTTTGCACTTTTTGATATACCTGATCTCCTTCATGGACAAAAGAGGTGCGCAAAATTTCATGCCTTTCTACCAGCTGCGAAAAAGCCTTTGACAGTTTTTCCTTATCCAGCTCGCCCTCTACCTTTACAAACTGCGGCAGGTTATAACCCAATGAGTCTTTATCATAATTCCATAAGAAATATAGCCTGTTTTGAGCCGCACTTACCGGATATTTTGGGGCCAGTTTTGCCTTAGGGATCACATTTTCCCTTGCAGAACCTAAAGTATCTTCAATAAACTCACCTAACTGTCTCACTGAGGATCTCTTGAAGAAATCGGTGATCAATACATCCACGGAAAACTCCTTCTTGATCCAGTTGATCATGGTTAATGCCTTTAACGAATCTCCACCCAGCTCGAAAAAGTCATCAAATGGTTTAATGGTCTCTTTGCCAAAAAACCTTTCCCACAATGCTATTAACCTCTCCTCAACCGTCGCTGCCTGATTAGTTGAGTTTTCATTGGTATGGTTAGCTTGCTCCTCCCCTTTTTCATTAACATCATCTGCTTTCTGAAATGCCGTCAGCATGCTTCTGGATATTATAACATGAGATTCCTGGCTCTTAAGCATATTCCTGAAAAGCAAGAAGCCCTCCTTATTGCTTACGCTATTAACCCCTACCATTCCATTTCCAGCTTTTACAGCCATTCCACTTTCTGACCAGGCATTCCAACCTATACTCCTCACTGCAGGGTATTGATATGCAAGGGCATCTAAAAACAAATTGACTGACACATACCCCACTTCTCCCACGGGTGCTTTAAAGGCTGCAGCCGAGCTACAATTCAAGAAAAAATCCAACTGATCATGTGCAAACTCTTCAAGCAAGTTAAGTGCTCCAAAAACCTTTGTATTGATCAATGCACTATCTGCCGCTCTGTCCCGGTTTTGAATAATTCCTCCCTTGTCAATACTTCCTGCCGCATGAATTATTCCATTTACCTGACCTATTTGACTAATCTTTTCCCTAAGTGATGAATAAGACGTTCTATCAGCTATATCCATGGCTATATAATGAACTTGTCCCCCGGCAGTCTCAATCTCCCTGATCCTTTTTACCGTATCACTATCACTTTGTACCCAATGTTTCGGTTCAGGCAACTCCTTTCTACCAATGAGTATAAAGTGAGCATCATTTGTTTCTTCGGCCATTTGCCGGGCAAGTGCCAGACCTATTCCTCCTGTACCTCCTGATATCAGATATACACCTTTATCCTTAAATACCGGCATTTTATTCTCAGCCTTTAAGGCAAATGGTTTCACTCCCTGCTTAAACCTCATACCTTTTCTATAGGCAACTACTTCACTCAAAGCTATAGGCTCTTTTGAGGCAATAGACAACCACTCTTTTTCTTCCGGAAGATCTAACTGCATCCCCTTAATAGTGGCATATTCTTTAGTGATCATTTTAGTTACTCCTGCTGCCAGAGCATAAAATGGATTGACACTGTCTTCCGCGAGCACTTTATATCCTCCAAAAGTAACTGTTAACAGGTCAACCTCTGTTTGTGATTTTCTATCCCCTAATGCCTTAGCCAGATTGATCAAACCATAATAGCATGTTTCTACCTGGCTATTGGTATTACTCTCTGTACGATTATCCAAAGCATAAACTATACGAACATCCCCCATATTGGTCTCTTCAAAGAGACGGGTAAAATGCGATGGATCAGCCGGGTTAATCTCAAACTGTCTGTCGGTAATTTGTTGGTAATTAGCTCCCAGCCGGACATTGTAATTACCCTCAACATGGGAAGTCTGCTGTAAATCTTCATTGTAGCTAAAGATCCACACAGGCTTTTCATCAGTCTTGCCAGCAGTAGACATTGCATCTATTTCCCAAATAAGTTTATGTGTCCACTCTGCGGGATTAGGAGATGCCCCACCGCCTTTAGCGATAAGGTCCGATATCATTTTGTAAGAGTCCACATAAAGTGGGTATTCTACTTTGTCAAACTCGTATGTCGGTAGATTAATACGGCTACGATTTTCATGCTCATAGAATTTGTTCCAGTCTGGTCTCAGTCCCGTTGACCATAGCTTTCCGATGGTTTGCAGCAGGTATCTGTTATCATTAATGACCTGATCGGGTTTACTTATAGTATTAAACACATCATGATCATCCGTCTTGTGGTCATGTGACCTGACAAAGGTTGATAAGGAATCTCCCGGGCCAATTTCAATGCAGGCTAGTGAGCTTTCTGTAAGCAGGCTTTCTAATGCCCTGGAGAATTGCACCTCTTCTACAATTTGATTGCTCCAATAGCTTTTGTCCTGCATCTCACCATCAACCAAGAGTCCTGTCACACTGGAAATTACCGGTATTTCCTGTCTGTGAAAAGATATTTCGTCCAATGTCTTCCTAAATGGCTCTAAGACAGGTTCCATCATGTACGAATGAAAAGCATGGGATGTATGCAGTACTCTGGAATGTATTCCTTTTTCTTCGAGACTTAGCCTCAAATCTTCTATGGCCTCTATACTACCTGAAGCCACAGCGTGTGCCGAGCTGTTAGAGGCAGCAATTGAAATATTTTCCCTACCAGAAAGCCATGATATGAGCTCATCTCTTCCCATTGCCACACTCAGCATCTGACCTTTTTCCTGCTGCTGCATAAGCTCACCTCTGGCAATAACCAACTTAAGAGCATCCTCCAGATCAAGTATTCCTGAGATGCACGCAGCAGCATACTCTCCAATGCTGTGGCCTAACAGTACATCAGGCTGATACCCCAAATGCATGAGTTGCTTTGCCAGCGCATACTGGATAATAAATATGAGAGGCTGGCTGTTCATGGTCTGATCCACCTCTTCAGGTGAAGACTCAAGTATCTTATAAAAATCCTTACCGGTGAGCCTTTTAGCGATTTCAAAACTTTGGGTGGCATACTGTCTAAACACTTTTTCCTGCATGAGTTTCATTCCCATACCCTGATACTGACCTCCTTGTCCGCTAAACATAAACGTCAGTTTCTTAGCTGATTTTGATGCTTTTGTTACTTTCAAATCTGCGGGAATTCTCAACCTGGTAATGGCCTCTCGTACAGAATCGGCAACTAATGTCTTACGATATGAAAACTCAGACCTTCCTGTTTGTAAAGTATAGGCGGCATCGGCCAGGTTGGTTTCAGGATACTCCAATAAAAAATCCCTGAAGTTGGCCATGTTATTATCAAGCGCTTTCTCTGATTTCGCAGAAAACTGAAGTAATTGCAGGTTTCTTGCCGGGGCTGGTGTCTCCTCTTTTCGAGGTGCCTGCTCCAATATCATGTGAACATTTGTACCCCCTATACCAAAAGAACTCACACCTGCTCGAAGTGGGTACTTACCTCCATCCCATTTCCTAAGTGCAGTATTAACGTAGAATGGAGATCTGTGAAAATTGATTTTAGGATTGGGTACTTCAAAGTTAAGTGAAGGTGGTATCTGTTCATGCTTTAGGGCCATTATAGTCTTGATAATCCCTGCCACGCCTGATGCTGCAACGAGGTGCCCGATATTGGTTTTAACAGACCCTAATGCACAATAGGGCTGATCACTCTCGCCATAAACGCGGTTAAGTGCATCCACTTCAATCACATCACCCAAAGCTGTACCTGTACCATGGGTTTCAATGTAAGTAACGCTTTCCTTAGGCACCTTGGCCATTTTCAAAGCCTTCATTATGGCTTCCTGCTGTCCATCAGCACTTGGAGCAGTATAAGATACTTTCTGCGCTCCATCATTATTGATTCCACTCCCCTTGATCACGGCATGAATAGTGTCCCCATCTTTCAGGGCATCATCCAATCTTTTTAAGAGCAATACGCCAATACCCTCTCCCGCTACTGTACCGCTGGACTGATGATCAAAAGCACGGCAATGACCATCTTTGGAGTAAATCATACCCTCTTCGTATCGGTAACCACGATCCGGGTAATTGGTAATAAATACACCTCCGGCAAGACTCATTTTACACTCTCTCAATAGTAAACTCATACATGCACGCTGTATGGCCACCAGCGACGTAGAGCAAGTAGTATTCACATAGAGTGAAGGCCCTTTAAGGTTAAGCTTATAAGAAACCCGGGTGCTTAGATAGGATATATTGCGCAACTGAGATGCTGTAACCTCCTCTACCTCTCCTTCTGTATTAGATAAAATAGCTGCGTTTTCCCAGTTATTGTTAGGTCCACCTCCGGCAAACAAGCCTATTTTCTCATCATATGTATGCAGGTCGTAGGCAGCATCCTCCACAGCTTTCCAGCAATGCTGATAAAAGAGTCTGAGCTGGGGGTCCATTAGCTTAGCCTCTGCAGCCCGGTATCCAAAAAATTCTGAATCAAAATATTCCGCTTCTGAAAGGTCTCCCCGTGCCCCGATATACCTGGGATTATCAATCACTTCTTTTGGCACACCTGCCGCCAGGAGTTCTTCTTTCGAAAACTGTTTTATAGACTCCTTTCCATCTTTTAAGTTCTGCCAAAATTCTAATACATCTTTCGCTCCAGGAAATTGACATGACATACCCACAATCGCAATTTCCATTCCGTTATACTTTTGCATACTATAGTTTAGTGCTTAGGTTAATTCAATAGATTCATAATGTCTGACAGTCCTTCCACTTCTTCATCAGTGGCCTGGTCAACGTCATTCTTAGTGCTTACCCCCTCTGTCAGGTTAGCCATTCCTTCCAACGTTGGATATCTAAAGAGATCCACGATATCCAATTTCACCGAAAACTCCCTGTTTATTCTGTCATTGAGCTGAAGTAATTTGAGAGAATCTCCTCCAACCTCAAAAAAGCTTTGATCATTGGGTATAGACTCTCTTGATACCTGAAGCATATCTGCCCACAGAGATGCCAGTCTACTCTCTATTTCTGTAGACGGAGCCCACTTTTTCTCTGAGGTAAGGGTAGGTTTAGGTAGTGCTTTTCTGTCCAGTTTTCCATTAGGTGTCAGTGGCAGTTTGTCCATAAAAATGAAGAACCTGGGTAGCATAAACGAAGCTACCTTGTGTGACATAAAGCTCTTTATGTCCTTCTCTTCAAAAGGCTGCCTGCTGTAAGTTGTATAATAGGCGACCAAACAACTGCCCCCTCCCTGTTCATCCACCTGAACCACGGCCTGGCTGATATGCTCATGCCTTAGCATTTGGCTTTCTATCTCCTCAAGCTCTACCCTATAGCCATTTACTTTTACCTGTCTATCATTCCGTCCTAAAAATTCGATAGTTCCATCTGGTCTTCTTCTTCCCTGATCTCCAGACTTGTAATATCTACCTCCTTTGCCATTAATATCTTCTATAAATGCCTTTTCTGTTGCCTCTTTGTTATTCCAATAACCCAGGGCGAGGTATTCGCTTTTATAAACAATCTCACCGGTTTCAAATACAGCCGCTTCTTTGCCTTGAGGGTTAAGAATAAGTACTTCCGTCTGCTCTACGGGATACCCTACCGGGACTCCCCTTCTGCCAGACGCTTTGGCCATATCTTTTGAAATGAAGTTTTGAATCGTAATAGTTGATTCGGTAGGTCCCAAGCCATTGATAAAAATACAATCATCATTAAAATTATTGATGAAGATCTCAAGGTCCTTTGGCACAACAGCTTCTCCCCCCATAACAACCAGTCTAACCGATTGAGGTACAGATTTCCCATTCTCTATGCTATCAAAAACAGACCTGAAAACTGATGGGGTAGAATGATATATGGTAATGTCTTCTCCATACACCAGATCGCGAAATGCTGAAATTCCATTTGTTTTCAAATTGTACGGGTACAGTGTGGCTCCATTGAGGAGTGCCCCATAAATATCCATTACAGAGGCATCAAAACAGTAAGTGGACAGTAAAGTCAATCTATCCTGCTCACTAATATGGAGAGCATTGGTATATACTCTGGCAAAATGCAGCACATTGCGATGTATTTGCACAACTGCTTTAGGTCTACCCGTAGTGCCTGAAGTGTAAAGCAAGTATGCCTTTGACCTTTTATCCTTATCAAGCCTCAGGTTATCAGTCTGCTTCTCATCATCAACAATCTCATCAATATTGATAACCCTAACCTGCTTATTCGCAGCTTTAATTTGCTCTCCTACAGGCAAGGTTTCATTATCTACCAATAACACCTCCGCCGCACTGTCTTCCAGCATGTAACCTATTCTTTCTTGAGGGTAAGCCGGGTCTACAGGAATATAG
This region of Fulvivirga ulvae genomic DNA includes:
- a CDS encoding non-ribosomal peptide synthetase/type I polyketide synthase; the protein is MQKYNGMEIAIVGMSCQFPGAKDVLEFWQNLKDGKESIKQFSKEELLAAGVPKEVIDNPRYIGARGDLSEAEYFDSEFFGYRAAEAKLMDPQLRLFYQHCWKAVEDAAYDLHTYDEKIGLFAGGGPNNNWENAAILSNTEGEVEEVTASQLRNISYLSTRVSYKLNLKGPSLYVNTTCSTSLVAIQRACMSLLLRECKMSLAGGVFITNYPDRGYRYEEGMIYSKDGHCRAFDHQSSGTVAGEGIGVLLLKRLDDALKDGDTIHAVIKGSGINNDGAQKVSYTAPSADGQQEAIMKALKMAKVPKESVTYIETHGTGTALGDVIEVDALNRVYGESDQPYCALGSVKTNIGHLVAASGVAGIIKTIMALKHEQIPPSLNFEVPNPKINFHRSPFYVNTALRKWDGGKYPLRAGVSSFGIGGTNVHMILEQAPRKEETPAPARNLQLLQFSAKSEKALDNNMANFRDFLLEYPETNLADAAYTLQTGRSEFSYRKTLVADSVREAITRLRIPADLKVTKASKSAKKLTFMFSGQGGQYQGMGMKLMQEKVFRQYATQSFEIAKRLTGKDFYKILESSPEEVDQTMNSQPLIFIIQYALAKQLMHLGYQPDVLLGHSIGEYAAACISGILDLEDALKLVIARGELMQQQEKGQMLSVAMGRDELISWLSGRENISIAASNSSAHAVASGSIEAIEDLRLSLEEKGIHSRVLHTSHAFHSYMMEPVLEPFRKTLDEISFHRQEIPVISSVTGLLVDGEMQDKSYWSNQIVEEVQFSRALESLLTESSLACIEIGPGDSLSTFVRSHDHKTDDHDVFNTISKPDQVINDNRYLLQTIGKLWSTGLRPDWNKFYEHENRSRINLPTYEFDKVEYPLYVDSYKMISDLIAKGGGASPNPAEWTHKLIWEIDAMSTAGKTDEKPVWIFSYNEDLQQTSHVEGNYNVRLGANYQQITDRQFEINPADPSHFTRLFEETNMGDVRIVYALDNRTESNTNSQVETCYYGLINLAKALGDRKSQTEVDLLTVTFGGYKVLAEDSVNPFYALAAGVTKMITKEYATIKGMQLDLPEEKEWLSIASKEPIALSEVVAYRKGMRFKQGVKPFALKAENKMPVFKDKGVYLISGGTGGIGLALARQMAEETNDAHFILIGRKELPEPKHWVQSDSDTVKRIREIETAGGQVHYIAMDIADRTSYSSLREKISQIGQVNGIIHAAGSIDKGGIIQNRDRAADSALINTKVFGALNLLEEFAHDQLDFFLNCSSAAAFKAPVGEVGYVSVNLFLDALAYQYPAVRSIGWNAWSESGMAVKAGNGMVGVNSVSNKEGFLLFRNMLKSQESHVIISRSMLTAFQKADDVNEKGEEQANHTNENSTNQAATVEERLIALWERFFGKETIKPFDDFFELGGDSLKALTMINWIKKEFSVDVLITDFFKRSSVRQLGEFIEDTLGSARENVIPKAKLAPKYPVSAAQNRLYFLWNYDKDSLGYNLPQFVKVEGELDKEKLSKAFSQLVERHEILRTSFVHEGDQVYQKVQNVNFEVEHAIIHENELEVYFDEFCKPFDLSKAPLLRVKLLKIEDALHYLLVDIHHIATDGISQGILLNEFAALYAGEALEKPQIQYKDFAVWQKEQTGETSWKTQKSFWVEQFEGELPVLDLPADYKRPVERQKPGGKVSFEIESELQSQIASFNEEQHITSFMFLFSVYSLLLGKLARTTDVVIGTPTAGRPHHDVEGLVGMFVNTLPIRSRFEDKMTFSEFVQNVKNISLQAFENQQYPFEELLNDLKVRRESNRHPLFDVMFSLQNFGGAAIQIPGITLRRQERKLGHNKFDLSLTGYEGKDRLLFNFEYSGDLFDGSTIERFAKCFRQILGQVAGNPDILISDIKLVDEKEYELVVNEFNQTGKLYPDNTTILDLFEKQVEETPDANAVYHEDVVLNYRQLNRKANTLANNLQSYAIGEGSIVPVVMSRGIDFLVSAIAIWKLKAAPAPLSIYWPEARIKNAIAKLNAPVTLVNNMGVDESGLSIEEGFHLVESGLLEETESNLPEKPGTELPMYIFHTSGTTGMPKAVVVPHKGVYNRFMWMNDYFGKASAQSVLRTTKHIFDSAIWQLMWPLVNGGQTVIPSEERMLDLRYFNELIEEYGVTMTDFVPSLFNEMVRQMKAGTNEFNPFKLKDIVIGGEAITPETTNFFIRKYPQIRLTNLYGPTEASIGCVYYPVEEEKEIIPIGKPISNTKIYILDQNKQVVPVGVPGELCIAGVCLATGYFGDNVLTDDKFVADTLDSQPGKMYKTGDLAKWLPDGNIAFLGRIDDQVKIRGYRIELGEIQSILNKANGVNESVVLVHDNDLGNKILIAYLVVSDAYDEADTREYLKAQLPNYMVPSRLITMEKLPVHESGKIDKAKLPKPDFKQERKAPKNEVEQQLVNIWSGLLGIGTEELSVDANFFEMGGHSLMAIRVVSAVREVLGVNLTIKSIFVYPTIEELADYLGVFAPAEEGEDEYESFEI